Part of the Nicotiana sylvestris chromosome 5, ASM39365v2, whole genome shotgun sequence genome is shown below.
tatacaaagcaataaaaagcagaaatgggagaaacagagtggtaactcatgagaggACTAGCCGGGTCATCACATTACACCACAATGATACCCAGTAAGTACCAAACCTAACCTCAGTATAGTAGTGATGAGgccaggtcaaggccctactggaaTAAATAAGAAATTGAAAGAGTAAATAATAGcgtaataataataacaattaagaTGAACCAAGTAAGAAATATACCAAGATTAGTTCCACTACACGAGACAAATAATGCATCACGGAAGAATATACGGAACCAAAGCAACAAAACACAAATGAAATAATAGAAAAGTATCAACAAAAATCACTACCGATGCAtcgcctcgtagtctcaaaacACAAATGATTTCACAACCTTTCCTTTTAAAATTGTGGGAGTCTtgtatttagttttaaaaatcatttctttttcaaaatagcTTCCCGCTTTTTATCCCACCTTATCACACTGCGTGGCTTTTATGTAGTTACCCTACTAGCTACACACATATTAAGTCCACCTTATCTCGCTGCATACATTTCAACCCCAAaaccttataccaccgcatgcgtatcaatatcacaacgtaTCACAACTTTCACCTCAAGTTCCCATATCACAGCTTGCCAAGAAATCAACAACAATAGTGTTTTTACAACAAATAACTCATGGATCAACCATAATATGCACAAAAGTCTCAACAGTAATAATTTGAAAATAAGTAACTCAACAAGAATAGTATTTCACATTTTATAACCTTCCCTCAATATGAATAATGACCTTTAATAGCTCAATACCCATTTCAGCAACAAGATATTCCAAGAATaacaacttcaaacaaagaactCACggttaaataataaataaggaagGGAGGATGCAACAACTTCAACTAAACATGTCGAGAAATTAACAAGTAAGAGATAAGACAAGTAGATCATGTGAAGATAGCTTAGCAATGAGGAATATCACATGTTAAGGTAACTCAATTAAGACATGAAAGGAGTTTACATAGATAAAATCGGTAAATTTTCATATTTAGCTCGGGTACACACTCGTCACTGTATTGACCAtgccggtcgtttcgagagttagagccctgatcccctattaactgctttccccatgtttatttttgctattgtgaCTTTTCGGGatgattcattttgagtttcggagtgttttgggacacttagtccctaaatgagagcttaagcctTAGAATTTAGATAGTCGGAATAGTAtgaagacgactccggaatggaatTATGTCGATTTTGTTATATCTATTGTGTGATTTTTGGCTTATGGGCATGTCTGAATTGTGTTTTCGAGGtctgtagctcatttaggcttgaattggcgaaggtTGAATTTTTTGAGTTTCAGGCCGATAGTGAAAATCTTTATATCGGTGTTGGAGTActattccggaagttggaataggtatgtagtgttgaatatgccttgtgtgcaaaatttggggtcaatcgggtgtggtttggttggtttcggcatcagttgtaggattttgaaatttcaagttcattagtgtagattggagggtgattcatgattttagcattgtttggtgtgatttgagggctcgactaagtttgtatggtgttttaggattggttggtatattTGTTTATGGTTCCGGGGGCCTTTGGTGTGTTTCGGATACTTAAcgagtcatttttggacttagaaggaCAACAGATTTGCTGGTTTTTCTATTACAGACATTTGTTCTTCGTATTCGCGAAGGGGagatcgcattcgcgaaggctgGCTAGTGGAAGCATCCCAAATGCGAGGAGATGAGCGTGCTCGCGAAGAGGAAAGGCATAGCAGCTGTGGACCTTAGGAAGTTGCTCTACGCGTGCGCGAGTAAGGGATCGCGTTCGCAAAGGTCCTGGTAGTTGAACTGCGCAATTGCGTGAGGGGCCCCACGTACGTGTAAGAGGAATTTGGGCTAGTggatttttgttcatcgcgttcatgATTGtagtctcgcattcgcgaagaagaacgcgtctgggcagaatttaaaaatccaaaatcaagggtttgagttcataacttcaAAAATTGATTGAGAACTCGGTAGAAGGCAaaatttggagagattttcggagAAAATTTGTAGGttatgattcctaactccttttggATTATATCCTagtaatctaaacatgaattcatcatctaattttgaatttggggtgaaaattggggaaaattgagAAAGGTTCTTAAGCctaattttgagattttgatcgagattttggtatcagatttgagtgaatttggtatggttaaacttgtgagtgaatgagtgttcataattCGTaatttttacccaattccgagatttGGTCCAAGGGAGGATTAttgggcgtttttctattttcttgcttTAGCTTCAATTTCTTTAGCTAAAttagttatatttatgttatgaaattaatttgattAAATTTGGGTCacccggagttggatactcgtggcaagagcgtgttATCGGATTAattttgagcttggttcgaggtaagtggcttgcctaaccttgcgtAGGGGagctccccttaggattttgatactgttgttatatgaatgttGTGTACGGgaagtgacgagtgcgtacacgtgctaattgttgaaaatcacgttttcattaagtaaatttctatgttttcttttaaaTTGAGTAATATTTGTATTTGCAACCTCCTATTTAGCGTAGAAAAGCATGCTTACATCccttaactgccttatttgtttTAACTACCTACTTGGACTCTGTGAAGCATGTTTAGGGTAGAAATACTTGTCTCTTTGATATGAACTTGAATTGAACTATATATTTCTTGTTGAGACTGTTGTATGTATTGattggttatgtgtttacatttgggactacaggacggtatcatGGGAGATCACTCTTTACtgaatatttactttgggactatggacggtattccgagagatccctctgcacatttataatttggactataggatggtatcctaggagatcctttGTAcctttacgtttgggactacgggacggtatcctgggagatcccctattgctTTTATCTGTGTAATGAGTTATACGTTTCCTGTAATTCATTTCATTGACTGTTAGCAATTATCTTTTCTGTCACATTTCCTATTATtttaactttatatatatatataaccagtagggccctgacctgatctcgtcactactcgaccgaggttaggcttggcacttattaggtaccgttatggtgtactcatgccctttcctgcacatgtttttcgtgtgcggATCCAGGTTCTACTTCTTAGCCATACTTCTAGTGAGGCGAGGTGatccagagacttcaaggtatatctgtcgtgtccgcatacctagaagtccctctctattcctcCTTTAGTTACAAACATTCCTGTATTTTCTTCGTTGTTAGACTTTCTGGAAAATAGACACACTATGTACTTTTGTAGCTTGTgctttcatgagattccggatttTAGGAGTGTTATGTTCAATTGAGAGAGTGTTAATATATTTTCCTGTTGATTATAAAatgtcgagcggcattttaaaatACTTTATTATATTTTCCTGTTAATTGTTACTTTcgcatttttatttcattttcgaggttttgttaggcttacctaatcgtagagactaggtgccatcacgacatttCACAGAGGAAAAACTtggattgtgacaagttggtatcagagctctaggttcatagaagtcatgaatcacaagccggtttattaaagtctcacggatcggtacggagatgtctgtattacCTTAGAGAGGTtatgtaattgttaggaaaatttcacttcatttaaTTTCATTCGTGCGAGATTATTGATTTCGAAATTCTAAacctctatcttctattctctcacagatggtgaggacacgtactaccggacatgaccaggcacccgcgccccctactaaaGCCgccagaggccggggccggggtagaggtcgaggacgcgcatgtggtgcATCTAGAGAACCTGCGTGAACTACCACATAGGAGCCACCAACACCTCCAACCGGAGcccaggcacctgatatgcctactgaTACTACTCCAGTTCtccaggagacccttgcacagttcatgagcatgtacatcactctagcttaggcagggttgattccccttactgcagccatatctcaggctgggggaggagtacaGACTCCTGCTGCCCGCACTCCAGAGCAGCGGGTTCAGGTTAATCAGATCCCAGAGGTTATACTAGTGCCGCCTGTAGctccagttcagcccgaggataggccAGCAGCTTCAGAGGAGGAGGAGCGgaagcttgagaggttcaagaagtacaagcctcctacatttagtggtctagcatcagaggatgctcaaggatttctggaggagtgccaccgtatcctccgcactatgggtatatcagggtcATGTgtggtttctttcactgccttccaccttcaaggagcagcctatcagtggtggcgaaTTTAAGAGATGGACAGTCCTGTCGAGGCAGCTTCCCTTTCATGGAATTAGTTCTCTgacatgtttttgagagagtatgtcccTCAGTTCCTTAGGGACGcttggcgtgcagagtttgagcatttgtgccagggtactatgactatttCGGAGTATGCTATCCATTTCAGGGACTTTGGCTACGCATGCACCGGCCTTAGTTTCTACAGTTCGTGAGAGAGTTCACCGGTTTactgaggggctcattcccagcattaggtctagcatggccctagaattggagatggatattgcttatcagtaggtggtgagtattgctaggagagtagagggcatgCTTGCTTGGGATAGGAAGGAGAGAgagaccaagaggtctcgagagtcgggccattattctggtacccgtgccccagctgcaatTCACCATGGTAAGGGTTATGTGAGTTTCCCTCTTCATTCATCTCTTCTAGTAgatagtggtattccagctccacctagaccttaggagccttattatgcacctccagtatctaatGTGCCTCCTATACGAGGTGCTTTCAATGGTCAGTCTaccagacctggcccgagccagtcacagccaccatgCCCTCctagagcttattttgagtgtggcgacacactccatatggtgagggatttccctagacttataaggggtgcacctccacatcTTTCTCAGCCACAGTGTGCTCCACAGAGTtcacaggctatgattacagcaccagcagccaccctacctgctcagccagctagaggtggaggtcggagaAGTCGAGGccgccctagaaggggaggccagGACAAATGCTATGCCCTTCTTGCCCGtactgaggttgttgcctccgattctgtcatcacaggtatagTTCTGGtctatcatagagatgcatcggttctattcgatccaggctccacttattcttatatgtcctcttattttgccccgcatttgggcatATCtaaggattctttgagttcccttgtttatgtttctactcctatgagagattctcttgttgtggaccgtgtttatCGATCGTGTTTGATTTCTCTTAGTGATtctgagaccagagccaatttattattgtttagcatggtagatttcgatgttattttgggcatgaactggttgtcgccctattatgctattctttattgtcatgccaaaaccttgacgctggctatgccaggtgtaccgcgagtaggGTGGAGGGGTAtattagatcacactcccaattgagttatttcatttcttaggGCTGAGCGACttgttgagaaggggtgtgacacatatctagcctatgtgagagatgtcagtattgatacccctacattTGATTCAATCCCAGTAGTGatggattttcctgatgtgtttctagcCGATCTTCCAGGTATGCTACCccacagagatattgattttggcattgatttgttgtcagGCAcccagcccatctctattcctccttatcgtatagctcctcctaagttgaaggagttaaaggagcggttataagaattgcttgataagggttttattaagcctagtgtgtcaccttggggttctCCTCTCTTATCTATGAAataaaaggatggttctatgcatatgtgcatcgattatcgctagttgaaaaacgttatagtgaagaaccggtATCGTTTGACTCGTATtaatgacttgtttgatcagttactTGGTGCTCAAGTGTTTTCTAATATTGACTTGCATTtgggttatcatcagttgaagattcgggagccagatatcccaaagactgctttcacgACTCGATATGGtcttacgagttccttgttatgttatttgggctgaacaatgccccagcagcctttatgcatttgatgcacagtgtattctGGCCATATCTTAACTAGTTTctcattgtttttattgatgatattatggcgtactctcggagtcgggaagatcatgagcagcacctgaggacagtgcttcaaactttgagagaaaagaaattgtatgcgaagttctcaaaatgtgagttctcaTTGGATTCCATGGCATTGTTGGGTCATGTAGTATCAAGTGAAGGGAtaaaggtggatctgaagaaagtggaagtagtgcagagttggaccagaccatcctcagccacagagatccgtagttttctagGTTTGACGGGCTAATACCATCGATTTGTTGAggtattttcatctattgcagcacccaTGACCAagctgacccaaaagggtgctctgtTCAGAAGGACGAAAgtgtgtgaggagagctttcagaagctcaagacagctttaacttTCAGCCCCaatattgatattgcctacaggttcagggtcttatactgtctattatgatgcctcgaagattggccttggagcagtaCTGATGCtggacggtagggtgattacctacgcgtccagacaactGAAAGTGCATGAGGAGAATTATCCTTCCCAtaatctcgagttagctgctattgttcacgccttgaaaatctggcgtcattatttgtacggtatTCCTTCTAAGATCTACACTGATCATTGGAGTTTGCAGCACATGTTtgatcgcagcctactccgcactactaattaTGTAGCGAAAGAGGGTCGGAGCATTTTTTActcgattttgggtcgggatcgatatccacaaagagctagaattggaattgagtgtctatttagcttaggattgcgtaagtgttccaaattacacttctaatcatttttgtgGTTTTTCTTTATAATTCTACTTTTGAAAAAGTACAAattataaatgcaactagattaagctaagagataAGCTAAAAGGGTAATTCAAATGGTTTAAGGGTAACTAGGGTAGTGAcatccgcctaggtggtcaattgacgggtacttgagtctaaggcataaTTGACATGATTGGGCAGTATGATATAACTTTTGcactactttacccactctatacctcttggtggttcaagtgattttgcccaattgactttctcaagaccaattgggtatgcatatttACACAATcaacttagggttcaagtcgggtattactctctcgaggtttaactctttaattggggatatcaatctcttgagtatgccccaattccttgttggatcaattttagTGACTTAGGCTTTCTTTCTCAAGAAtagccctagtcaactaaacacaaactagtgtttgcaaccactaattcaacaattaaccatgaaattgacccaaatatcaaacactcatagtcaatttagccctaaaatacaagacccatcaattttccacactagggttgagccacaaccctagctatggggtctagctactcatattcaaagaagaaaaacaagaaatacaTGAAGATagactcatattaattaattactaagataaaatAAAGATTCAATGTTgcaaagtagataaaattgcccaaaatggctacaagacTCGTTCCCACAAGCGCAGCTGTTTCTCAaaactatctgataccctaaaaatggaaaaagaatctatttatactaagctgaaaaatctggaaaaatatgcccctgcggggttagtgcggaccgcacaaaatggtgtgcggcctcactagggctctgaacttaAAGATATGGTCTCTGAACTCGGGCTCcacggaccacacagaatggactgcggtcgCGGAGGCTTCTAGTACCGTAGGCACAAAATGGATTGCGGACCGTATTGGCATGAAAGCTCCAACTTAACACTTCTCTGATTCTCAGCTCTGCGGATCGCACATAATGGAAGTGCGGCCGCATTACCCTCAGtgaggaccgcacaaaacctagtgcggccgcactgcctcTTAGCCTGGAAGTCatgctctctgaatctcctagtgcggaccgcacaaagtggtgtgcgaCCGCACTAGGCTTGTTTTTCCTTACCTTGTCTTGCCTTtggcacttgtgcaagtttcactccttttgagctaatatgtgacattttgtcactttgttgagcaaacctgcaatcaagcataacttgtGAGGTTTCCAGGATTATTTTGtgtgaatttctaatcaaagcataagcaataagAAGTATAAAATACGTCAAAATCCATAGTTATCAATGTTCAaccagaaggaccttaattttcatcagaggaggtggttagagctgcttaaggattatgacatcactatattgtaccatccagaaaaggccaatgtggtggccgatgctttgagtcattgAGCAGAGAGTTTTGGGAGTTTGGCCTATCTACCATAGCAGAGAGGCCCAtgacgatggatgttcaggccctagctagccagtttgtgaggttggatatgtcggagcccagtcgggtcctagcttgtgtggtttctcggtcatcCTTGTTCTATCGTATTAGAGAGCGTAAATATGATgtccctcatttgcttgtccttacaGACAAGGTTTTgcatggtgatgctagagatgtgacccttgatgatgatggggtgttgatgatGCATGGTCGGATAAGTGTACCCAATGTTGAcaggctttgagagttgattttggaggaggcatatagttcgtggtattccatccatcagGTTGACAcgaagatgtactaggatttgaggcagcactattggtggaggcagatgaagaaagatatagttgaatTTGTAGATCGGTGCCttaattgttagcaggtgaagtatgagcaccagagaccgggtgacttgcttcagcagatagggattccagagtggaagtgggagcggatcaccatggacttcgtagttggactcccatggactttgaggaagttcgatgccatttgggtgattctGGATCGgatgaccaagtccgcacacttcattcctatgtttACTACCTATCCTTTGAAgcggttggtggagatttatatctgagagattattcgcctgcatggtattccaatttccttcatttcagatagaggtacacagttcacatcacggttctggagagctgtacaacatgagttgggtacttcgTGG
Proteins encoded:
- the LOC138868253 gene encoding uncharacterized protein, with the translated sequence MVRDFPRLIRGAPPHLSQPQCAPQSSQAMITAPAATLPAQPARGGGRRSRGRPRRGGQDKCYALLARTEVVASDSVITGIVLVYHRDASVLFDPGSTYSYMSSYFAPHLGISKDSLSSLVYVSTPMRDSLVVDRVYRSCLISLSDSETRANLLLFSMVDFDVILGMNWAERLVEKGCDTYLAYVRDVSIDTPTFDSIPVVMDFPDVFLADLPGMLPHRDIDFGIDLLSGTQPISIPPYRIAPPKLKELKERL